The following are from one region of the Silene latifolia isolate original U9 population chromosome 9, ASM4854445v1, whole genome shotgun sequence genome:
- the LOC141600386 gene encoding uncharacterized protein LOC141600386: protein MSGSSKDRSNPSRNNLPQMEMSKQANHKDAIPGMDLWTEGLICAFEYVRGRRKVQKPKAAATKSPPTQNLELDDLKKQTFAYRDTDAHAQNGVDNPESLYLMGLGPDHVSPLVDHEENLARQIDQLHENRWVPIGWKRISELVQQVQVDVGWSSMQFEFSDKEDDVTVAELAAPYWERPAGPVWWCHVDASHPHVVSWLSSAQWLHPAVSIALRDESRLISERMKFLLYEVPVRVAGGLLFELLGQSAGDPLDNEDDIPVVLRSWQAQNFLVTAMHIKGSASNINVLGVMEVQELLAGGGYNAPRTAHEVIAHLACRLARWDDRFFRKSIFGAADEAELMFVNRRNHEDMHLFGVILNQEVKKLSRQVIRVKWSLHAREEIIFELLQHLRGNAARILLEGVRRSTRDMIDEQEAVRGRLFTIQDVMQSNIRAWLQDRSLRVTHNLTVFGGCGLVLSVITGLFGINVDGMPGAQNTPYAFALFSGLLILLGIILIVVGIVYLGLKRPVSGEQVEVRKLELEELVKMFQHEAETHAQVRHENPRANLPSLGKDPFPRDANYVIIQ, encoded by the exons ATGAGTGGCAGCAGCAAAGATCGCTCAAACCCCAGCAGAAATAACTTGCCACAGATGGAAATGTCAAAACAAGCTAATCATAAAGACGCCATACCTGGGATGGATTTGTGGACAGAAGGACTCATTTGTGCTTTCGAGTATGTGCGAGGTCGGCGCAAAGTACAGAAACCAAAGGCTGCTGCCACAAAGTCCCCACCCACTCAAAACTTAGAACTTGACGATTTGAAGAAGCAAACATTTGCATACAGAGACACGGATGCACATGCTCAAAATGGGGTAGATAACCCAGAGTCTCTATACCTAATGGGTTTAGGACCTGATCATGTGTCTCCTTTAGTTGACCATGAGGAAAACCTAGCTCGTCAAATTGACCAGCTCCATGAAAATCGTTGGGTACCAATTGGATGGAAGAGAATCTCTGAACTTGTTCAACAAGTACAAGTAGATGTTGGCTGGAGCTCTATGCAGTTTGAGTTCTCGGATAAGGAGGATGATGTTACTGTAGCAGAATTGGCTGCTCCATATTGGGAGCGACCTGCTGGTCCTGTATGGTGGTGCCATGTTGATGCAAGCCATCCACATGTCGTGTCATGGCTTAGCAGTGCTCAGTGGTTACATCCTGCTGTCAGCATTGCTCTCAGAGATGAGAGTCGTTTAATAAGTGAACGGATGAAGTTCCTTCTTTATGAG GTCCCGGTGAGGGTTGCTGGAGGGCTATTATTTGAGCTTTTGGGACAGTCGGCTGGCGATCCATTAGACAATGAAGATGATATTCCTGTTGTACTGCGTTCTTGGCAAGCACAAAATTTCCTGGTGACAGCCATGCATATTAAAGGATCTGCATCAAACATAAATGTTTTGGGTGTAATGGAAGTTCAG GAGCTTCTTGCTGGAGGTGGATATAATGCACCAAGAACCGCTCATGAAGTCATTGCGCATTTAGCTTGCCGTCTTGCTCGATGGGATGATAG ATTCTTTAGGAAATCAATATTTGGAGCTGCTGATGAAGCAGAACTGATGTTCGTTAATAG GAGGAATCATGAAGATATGCATCTTTTTGGTGTCATTCTTAATCAAGAAGTTAAAAAACTGTCAAGACAG GTCATTAGAGTAAAGTGGTCACTCCACGCAAGGGAGGAGATCATTTTTGAGCTTCTTCAACATTTACGAGGCAATGCAGCTAGAATTTTATTAGAAGGTGTAAGGAGGAGCACAAGGGATATGATTGATGAACAAGAAGCAGTACGTGGTCGCTTGTTTACTATTCAAGATGTTATGCAGAGTAACATCCGCGCCTGGCTGCAG GACCGAAGCCTTCGAGTTACACACAACTTAACCGTTTTTGGTGGATGTGGGCTTGTTTTATCTGTTATAACCGGGCTGTTTGGGATCAATGTGGATGGAATGCCCGGTGCTCAGAACACGCCATATGCGTTTGCCCTGTTTTCAGGACTCCTAATCTTACTGGGGATCATTCTAATTGTGGTTGGTATAGTTTACTTGGGGCTGAAGCGACCTGTCTCTGGAGAACAGGTAGAGGTGAGGAAGTTGGAGCTTGAAGAGCTGGTGAAGATGTTCCAGCATGAAGCCGAGACTCATGCCCAAGTTCGCCATGAAAACCCGCGGGCTAACCTGCCATCCTTGGGAAAAGATCCCTTTCCCCGCGATGCGAATTATGTGATAATCCAATAA